ACGCCTCAACGGGCAAACGCGCGGGCATGGAGGCCGCATATAAGTTGTACGACAAGTTGACTGCGGCGGACGTGGCGGCACGTATGGTGGACATGACGGCGTGGACCGAAGGCGAAGACCTCAATGATGTGCTGCAACTCAATAACGGGGCAGTTGAGTTGGCACGGCGTTTAAAGGTGTTTGACCCTTGGCTGATCACAGGACAACCATCGTTTGAGGGCAATGATTTATTTCGCAACGAGGCGCGCAAACGCATCTTTTTGCCCTCACAGGACTATATGGTGTACTGGCGTTATCGTTGTACGGATGACTTTATGCAGTATGTCGATGAGTTCAAAACGTTGACCGATGATGCGGGGGAGTCGATTGGCCGACAAGAGTTTTTGGGTGATTTGTGCTCGTTTCGCGTCGCACAACTGTCGCGCTTGTCGATCCAATCGCACTTGGCCACCGTCAACGGCACGCCAGACTCGCAGGCTGAGGTGGTCTTTGGCATCTCTTGCCAAACGCCGCGTAATGGCGCATTGCTGCAGCGCGACGTGGTGACGGGCGACAAAATTTACAATCTGGAATGGTGGAAAGGCCGTTACGGCCACATTTGGAAGCCCGCGCAGTTTGCCCGCATGATCACGATCATGGAGCGCAGTGCGGATCTGGCTGCGCGGGATGTGGTCAATTTCATCGGCGTCGCTTGGCAAGACGGCAAACTCAAAGCCCTTGAGGGTCAAAATTGCTTTTTTACAGAGCCCCAAAAGCAGTGTTTGTACTACAACATGACCTTCCCACGGGGGGCGGCCACGCAGGCACGACAAGTGGTGCAGGCGTATCAAGAAACATTTAAGGAAAATGCCGCCGCGATTGCGCTGACGTGGATTTTGGGCGCGCACCTTAAAAATGTCATCGGCTTTTATCCGCATTTTCAAATGCAGGCGGAAAAAGGCTCTGGTAAATCAAAGTTGCTCGAGTCCTTGCAAGCGGCGTGCGCGTTTCAGGTGCTGTCCGGTCAGATGCTCAAGACCGATCACCGCCGTCGCGCCTCGGTGAGCTACACCACGCATCCTGTGGGCTGGGATGAGTTCAGCAAACTACCAAAACAGGTGCTTTCGGACATCGATGCGTTGCTGCAATCGACTTACCGTTTTGAGTTCACCCGCATCGGCTCTGCCCTCACGCCTTACCTGATGTGCGCGCCCGTGTTGTTGGCGGGTGAAGAGGTTGATGTGCAGTCTCTACAATCAAAGATTTGCAGATCCACGTTGTCGGTGGCCAAGCAAGGTGCGATCATTCCGCACAATTTGCCACAGTTCCCGATGTGGGCGTGGCTGCAATTCATTGCTTCAGCGGATCCCGCGCGCATCCGTGAGACGCACGCAGGTTACACCAAGCTGTGCCAAGTCAGATCACGCACGGGTGACGGCGATGCGACCGCACGACGCATGATGGAGAACTACGCGGGCATCATGACGGCTTGGTCGATGCTGGCTGAATTTGCTGATTTTGACGTCGATCAAGGCGGTTTGATTGAGGATTTGATCACCGAAATGAACCAGCACATGGCGGATACGGACGGCTCACGCTTGCCGTGGGTGTGGATCATGGAGATCTTGCTGTCCGAGCTCGATGCCAAGCGTTTCGAGTACCCTTTTTGTTGGGACTACATCGTCAACGACGATGGTGAGCGTGAGATGGCGTTGTTCATTCGCGCCAACCACATCATGGATCACATCTCAACAGCCAACCATTTGCGTGACAAATACAACCACTTGCCGATCAAGACGGGGCGTATTTTTAAACGCCAGTTGCTGCAGTCCAACGTGGTGATTAAAGATGATGTTGAAAAGTCAATCCGCGCTCAGCGCACCGCACACCTCACCGCAATCAGTTTGTCGCAGCTCGAAA
The window above is part of the Ephemeroptericola cinctiostellae genome. Proteins encoded here:
- a CDS encoding toprim domain-containing protein; its protein translation is MSASNNPAIGDWIRQLKDVDIKDVADRLGIKRQGAKGIWFSPARDEKTPSLSLYGRTKWKDHTTGDSGSTIDLIVYAGAADSFMDAAKMLGEWVGKSIPKPDDKGHFAPVKPTLVEHLASVCAKNPEPAVEYLTGRGISEAVVREAIKNKTVGFNDWTSPTQPAGSPGHGGAAVGFVVYANGRAVAVDFRYVDPAINGGVKTQCQGDKTGAIWISNRARFKKATKVYIVESPINALSFETVNSNPYHLAIAIRGTANVNMDWSFMRGKTAIIALDMADGVNASTGKRAGMEAAYKLYDKLTAADVAARMVDMTAWTEGEDLNDVLQLNNGAVELARRLKVFDPWLITGQPSFEGNDLFRNEARKRIFLPSQDYMVYWRYRCTDDFMQYVDEFKTLTDDAGESIGRQEFLGDLCSFRVAQLSRLSIQSHLATVNGTPDSQAEVVFGISCQTPRNGALLQRDVVTGDKIYNLEWWKGRYGHIWKPAQFARMITIMERSADLAARDVVNFIGVAWQDGKLKALEGQNCFFTEPQKQCLYYNMTFPRGAATQARQVVQAYQETFKENAAAIALTWILGAHLKNVIGFYPHFQMQAEKGSGKSKLLESLQAACAFQVLSGQMLKTDHRRRASVSYTTHPVGWDEFSKLPKQVLSDIDALLQSTYRFEFTRIGSALTPYLMCAPVLLAGEEVDVQSLQSKICRSTLSVAKQGAIIPHNLPQFPMWAWLQFIASADPARIRETHAGYTKLCQVRSRTGDGDATARRMMENYAGIMTAWSMLAEFADFDVDQGGLIEDLITEMNQHMADTDGSRLPWVWIMEILLSELDAKRFEYPFCWDYIVNDDGEREMALFIRANHIMDHISTANHLRDKYNHLPIKTGRIFKRQLLQSNVVIKDDVEKSIRAQRTAHLTAISLSQLEKLGLYATPRVD